A single genomic interval of Brevundimonas diminuta harbors:
- a CDS encoding YfbR-like 5'-deoxynucleotidase → MAERPTKKNAPRAWQRMLSGRRLDLLDPSPFDIEIEDIAHGLARVARWNGQTIGEHAFSVAQHSCVVEEIAAHIKPGLDPKWRLAALLHDASEYVIGDMISPFKAALGAGYKDFEAKLEAAIHLRYGLPPKTPQTIKTLIKKADKACAFFEATQLAGFTEKESLGFFGSPPEGYSLTIEPQPAPVAQARYLERYRVLAGAVGLIPADDAWHTE, encoded by the coding sequence TTGGCCGAGCGCCCCACCAAGAAAAACGCCCCCCGCGCCTGGCAGCGCATGCTGTCCGGTCGTCGCCTGGATTTGCTGGACCCGTCGCCGTTCGACATCGAGATCGAGGACATCGCCCACGGCCTGGCGCGCGTCGCCCGCTGGAACGGTCAGACCATCGGCGAGCATGCCTTTTCGGTCGCCCAGCACTCGTGCGTGGTCGAAGAGATCGCGGCCCACATCAAGCCCGGCCTGGATCCGAAATGGCGTCTGGCCGCCCTGTTGCATGACGCCTCGGAATACGTCATCGGCGACATGATCTCACCGTTCAAGGCGGCTCTCGGGGCGGGTTACAAGGACTTCGAGGCCAAGCTGGAAGCCGCGATCCACCTGCGCTACGGCCTGCCGCCCAAGACGCCGCAGACGATCAAGACGCTGATCAAGAAGGCCGACAAGGCCTGCGCCTTCTTCGAGGCGACGCAGTTGGCGGGTTTCACCGAAAAGGAATCGCTGGGCTTCTTCGGCAGTCCGCCCGAGGGCTACAGCCTGACGATCGAACCCCAACCCGCGCCGGTCGCCCAGGCCCGCTATCTGGAACGCTATCGCGTCCTGGCGGGCGCAGTCGGCCTGATCCCCGCCGACGACGCCTGGCACACGGAATAG